CAAGCGGGTTCTCGTGGTCGCGCATAACATCGTCATTCGCGTGATGGTGGCCCATCTGTATCAGATCCCGCTGAAGCAAATGCGGACGATCCGGCAAGACAACTGCTGCGTGAATCTGATTCGCTACAGCCAGGAAAAAGCGGAATTGGTAACGTGCAATTCGACGTTTCACTTGCGTGAGCTGAATCAGTAGTCGGCGTACGGATCTTCCGGGATCTGGGCGACCAGTTCCCGCAGACGCTCTTCGAGTTCGTCTTGCCCGTCGACGATCTTCGCTTCGATCGTTAGGGCCCACAGCGGCTTGTCCATGAAGCGATCGAGGCCGATCTTCACGAGGTCTTTGTGCGTGCAGACGACCGCTTCAACCTCGTTGTGCTCGGTGGTCCAGTGCTCTAAGGCGTGGATGTCTTCACGCTGGTAATCGTGGTGATCGTCGAACTCGCGGAGCTCGACCACTTCTATTCCTGCATCGGTCAGCGTGTGACGGAAGCCACTTGGGTTGCCGATGCCGCAGAAGGCCAGCACTCGTTTTCCCAAGAGCTGCTCGATCGGCTGCGACTCGCCGCTGAAGTTCAACAGGCGGCTGGGCTGGTGCCGCATCTCGACCAGCACGGCATCGTCTTCCAGCTTGGCGATCCGCTCCCAGATGGCTGCCCTTTGCTGGTCGTCGACCATGTCGCCGCGGGTCAGCACGATCACGTCGGCCCGGCCCAGGCTTTGGACCGGTTCGCGGAGGGTGCCGCGGGGGAAAAGGTAGTCGTAGCCGAAGGGCTCGGTGGCGTCGATCAGGACGATATCGAGATCGCGGGCAATCCGCCGATGTTGGAACGCATCGTCCAGCAAAAGAACCTGGGCGGCGAGTTCTTCGGTGGCTACCTGGGCGGCGGCGACCCGGTCGGGGTTTTGCAGATGGGGAACGTCCGGCAACAGCTGTTCCAGCTCTTTGGCTTCGTCGTTCTGGGCACCTTGCTCGGCACCATAGCCGCGGCTGATCAGCGTGACGCGGATGTTCTGCTCGCGAAACCAACGTGCCAACCAGGCAACCATGGGGGTTTTGCCAGTGCCGCCGAGGGTCAGGTTGCCGACGCTGATCACCGGCACGTCGACCTTTTCGCCGGGCTTGACCTTGGTGTCATACTGCCGATTACGAATGCCGATGCCAACTCCGTAGAAGAGGGAAGTCACCCACATCAGACCTCGCAGCATCGACGTGCCGATTCCCTTTTGGCGGCCGCTGACAATCGCTTTGAAATCTCGGGCAGTGAGCATCAGTTCGTTCTATGGGAGAGGTGTATTCAAAACGAAAGGGACGAAACCTGGCGGCTTGTCCCTTTCGATCGCGTTCGATTGACGACGTCGGCTTAGCCTTGCAGCTTGGCACAAATGGCTGCGGCCATTTCCTGCGTGCCGACAGCGGTTGGGTCGTCGCGGTTTGGCTTGAGGTCGTAGGTGACGTTCTTGCCTTCGGCGATGACATCGGCAACGGCCGTTTCCAGACGCTTGGCAGCATCCGTTTCGCCCATGTGCTGAAGCATCAGCATGCCGGACAGAATGAGGGCCGTCGGGTTGACCTTGTTGAGGCCCTTGTACTTCGGAGCCGAACCGTGGGTGGCTTCGAACACGGCACCATTGGGGCCGATGTTGGCACCAGGGGCAACACCCAGGCCGCCGACAATACC
Above is a window of Blastopirellula marina DNA encoding:
- the lpxK gene encoding tetraacyldisaccharide 4'-kinase, yielding MLTARDFKAIVSGRQKGIGTSMLRGLMWVTSLFYGVGIGIRNRQYDTKVKPGEKVDVPVISVGNLTLGGTGKTPMVAWLARWFREQNIRVTLISRGYGAEQGAQNDEAKELEQLLPDVPHLQNPDRVAAAQVATEELAAQVLLLDDAFQHRRIARDLDIVLIDATEPFGYDYLFPRGTLREPVQSLGRADVIVLTRGDMVDDQQRAAIWERIAKLEDDAVLVEMRHQPSRLLNFSGESQPIEQLLGKRVLAFCGIGNPSGFRHTLTDAGIEVVELREFDDHHDYQREDIHALEHWTTEHNEVEAVVCTHKDLVKIGLDRFMDKPLWALTIEAKIVDGQDELEERLRELVAQIPEDPYADY